TCAATGAGGTTTCTAGCATTAGTAAAACGTCTCACATTAATATTGTCACACTTCTGGGATTTTGTTTGAAAGGCCGCAAGAAAGCTCTCATCTATGAGTTTATGGCCAATGGTTCGTTGGACAAGTTTATCTACAACAGAGGGCCAGAAACCATTGCATCTTTGAGATGGCAGAATTTGTATCAAATCTCAATAGGGATAGCGCGAGGATTGGAGTACTTGCATAGGGGATGCAACACTCGAATTCTACATTTTGACATAAAACCACATAATATTCTTTTGGATGAGAATTTTTGCCCCAAGATATCAGATTTTGGGCTAGCAAAGCTCTGTCCCAGAAAAGACAGCATTATATCTATGTCAGATACTAGAGGGACACTGGGGTATGTAGCTCCAGAAATGTGCAATAGACATTTTGGTGGTGTTTCGCACAAATCTGATGTTTATAGCTATGGGATGCTGCTGCTAGAAATGGTAGGAGGGAGGAAGAATATTAATGCTGAAGCTAGTCATACAAGTGAGATATACTTCCCGCATTTGGTATACGGGAGACTTGAGTTGGACAATGATGTAAGGCCAGATGAGCTAATGACCgcagaagaaaatgagattGCAAAGAGAATGACCATAGTGGGTTTATGGTGCATTCAAACATTTCCAAATGATAGACCAACTATGAGTAGAGTGGTAGATATGTTGGAAGGCAACATGGATTCCTTGGAAATGCCACCAAAACCTTTGCTTTCTTCTCCTACTAGATCAGAAACAGAATCTtcctcttgaaattattttcattGCATTTTGGTAATATCTTTCAACTTATATTGTGAAACGGATCTCTCAACATATTTCTTCAGTACTTCTCAATCGTTCTGAAAAGCAAATGGACCTCATATGTGTgttaaattgtcaattaatacATTGCTTTCAAAAGCTTTT
This region of Glycine max cultivar Williams 82 chromosome 7, Glycine_max_v4.0, whole genome shotgun sequence genomic DNA includes:
- the LOC100799800 gene encoding LEAF RUST 10 DISEASE-RESISTANCEUS RECEPTOR-LIKE PROTEIN KINASE-like 2.5 is translated as MTKLAMYPSKFGIINTTTTNQWTTTTSTSTDNFIAWSFFVIINTNTRTSIRTATITISRSTIINTRIGTNTSRSTIIITTIINTTKTSTTRKKNTSAVISILCNPVSLQPPGQSPSHSLPPSIPSTIPVSGNHKFRKRNVIIGVASAVVGGFMICIIVYCFRYRSLTGLFKFCLTTKSKLDIEAFLKIHVVSLQRYKFSEVKKMTNSFKVKLGQGGFGAVYQGKLHTGCPVAVKLLNASKGNGEDFINEVSSISKTSHINIVTLLGFCLKGRKKALIYEFMANGSLDKFIYNRGPETIASLRWQNLYQISIGIARGLEYLHRGCNTRILHFDIKPHNILLDENFCPKISDFGLAKLCPRKDSIISMSDTRGTLGYVAPEMCNRHFGGVSHKSDVYSYGMLLLEMVGGRKNINAEASHTSEIYFPHLVYGRLELDNDVRPDELMTAEENEIAKRMTIVGLWCIQTFPNDRPTMSRVVDMLEGNMDSLEMPPKPLLSSPTRSETESSS